The genomic window GGCGAGCAGCACGCCAGGGGTGGCCGTCACCAGCGCGTCGCCTTCCCAGAACCCCGGCGCCTGCGCGTGAACGACCTGCACGCCGTGGACCTGATTCAGCCGGGCAAAATCGTCCGCCGCGAACCCGAGCGCCGCCGCGAGCCGGGCGCGGTTTTCGGCCACCGGGCGCGGGTCGTCACTGCGGTCGTCCAGATTGAGGCCCGCATACGGCCCCGCCGAAACGCCGCCCGCGCGGGTGGTAAAGGCGTGGGGCACGGCGAGGTTCGGTGCGCGCAGCAGCGGAAGGCCGGGGGCAGTCATTGTCCAGAGTGTAGCGGTCCAGAGTGGAGCGCGGCGGCGCGGCTTGAACCCGCTCCAAGCATCTGAACCCCGCCACGCGTTAGAGTCGCCCGCATGAGTGTGACGATTGACCTTTCGGGCAAAACAGCGTTGGTGATGGGCGTGGCGAATGCCCGCAGCCTGGGCTGGGCGATTGCTGAGCAACTCCTGCAAGCGGGCTGCCGCGTGGGCTTTTCCTACCAGGGCGAGCGCCTGAAAGGTGAGCTGGAAAAACTGACGAAAGACTGGCCGAACACCTGGATTCAACAGGCCGACGCGACCAGCGAAGAAGACATGGACGCGCTGTTTGCCCGCGTGAAAGACGAGTTCAGCGAGCTGCACCTGCTCGTGCACTCCATCGGCTTCGCGCCGCGCACCGCGATGGACGGGCGCTTTATTGACACCACCGCTGACGACTGGAACACCGCGCTCAACGTCAGCGCCTACACCCTGGTCGCCGCCGCCCGCCGCGCCGAGCCGCTGATGCCCGACGGCGGCTCCATCATCAGCCTGACCTACCACGCCTCGCAGCAGGTGGTGCCCCGGTACAACGTGATGGGTGTGGCCAAGGCCGCCCTCGAAGCCGCCACCCGTTACCTCGCCGCCGACCTCGGTGAGCGCGAGATTCGCGTGAACACCATCAGCGCCGGGCCGATGCGGACCATCGCCGCCCGCTCGATTCCTCATTTCGGCAAGCTCTACAACAAGGGGGCCATGAACGCCGCTTTCGGGCGCAACGCCACCTCCGAGGAAGTCGGCAAGCTCGCGCTGTTCCTGCTCTCCGACCTCAGCAGCGGCATCACCGGGCAGACCATCTATGTGGACGCGGGCCTGAGCATCATGACCGTGAAGGAAACCGCCGAGGACTGATACGGCTTTAAATTGAGTCCCGGACATGTCCGGGGGCAATTTTTCGCGGAGCGCATAGAAAAAATACGGCTTTAAGGAGATGGACGGGCATCCGGCGCCTCTTCCGGATGTTCGGGAATCGGATGAAAACCGTATGACGCTGGGCGCCGGCAACACGAAAAAGCAGGACCGGCACACTGTTGTCCGGTCCTGCTTTTCGCTGAAAGGCTCAGTAGAACTTGGCGACCCGCTCCACGCTGTGGCGGTGGTGAGGGTAGCCTTCCTCGGCCCGCTTGCCGAGGGGCAGAATCCCGGCGAACTGCACGTGCTCGGGCAGGTCCAGAATCTGGCGCACCTTGCCTTGGTCGAAGCCCAGCATCGGCACGGTATCGTAGCCCAGCCCACGCGCGGCGAGCATCAGGAACCCGAAGGCAATGTTGGCCTGGGTCAACCCCCACTGCCCACGCTGCGCGGTGTCCTGCGCCCCGAAAGCGCCGTCGAACGTCGCCCGCTGCTGGGTGCGGCCCGCGTCGCCGAGGCCAGGGTGGGCGGTGTCTTCCGCCGTTTGCAGGGTGTCTTCCATGTCGCTGTAGATAACAATCACGGCGGGCGCGCTCGTCACCTGGGGCTGACCGTAGGCGGCTTCGCGCAGTTGCTCCTTGAGTTCGGGGGTCTGCACCACCGCAAAGCGCCAGGTCTGGGCGTTCCAGGCGCTCGGCGCGAGGCTGGCGAGGCGCAGGATCTCGCGCAGGTCGTCCTGGTTCAGGGGTTCTTGCACGAACTGGCGAATGCTGCGCCGGCTTTCGATGGCTTCGGTCATGCTCAGCGGGCGCTGGGTGGCGGCGGGGGGCGTCTGGGTCGCAGTCATGGGCGACAAGTTAGGTCAACCGCTTTAAAAAGTCAAGCACTCTGGTTTTCGCCATACTTTGTGCTCCGTCACGGTGTAAGATGTCAGATATGAATGACGTTGCCCCCCCGACCTTCTGTCCCGTGTACCGCGCCATCGGCGTGTTGCAGGAAAAATGGGTGCTGCACATCGTCCGCGCCCTGCTGGGGAGCGAAAAGGGATTCAACGAGCTGGCCCGCGCCGTGGGCGGCTGCAACAGCGCCACCCTGACGCAGCGCCTGGAGAGCCTGGAAGACCTGGGCATCATCGTCAAGCGCACCGAAGACGGCGGCGGCAAGCTCGCCCGCAGCGTGTACTCGCTGACCCCTGCCGGACAGGAACTCCAGACCGTGATTGACGCCATCGACGCCTGGGCGCGCGCGCACCTCAGCGAATCCGAGCCGACGCGCTGCGTGGGCTGAGAGCACCCCATCAAAGAAGCGGAGGAGGCCCCATCACCGGGACTTCCTCCGCTTCACATCGTTTTGCCGGTCAGTACTCGATGCCCTTGACCTTGTACTTCATCTGCTTGCCGCCTTCGAGGGTGACCACGAACGACTCGCCCTTCTTGCGGCCCATCAGTTCACGGCCCACCGGGCTTTCCTCGCTGATGCGGGTGATGGAGCCGCCGACCATCGCGGCCTCGGCGGCGCTCACGACCTGCACCTTCATGTCCTTTTTGCTCGTCTCGTTGGAGAGCTGCACGATGGCGCCGAGTTCGACGCGCCCGCCATTTTCCTGGTCTTCGATGAGGGTGGCGCGGGCGAGCGTGTCTTCAAGCTCGTCGATGCGGGCCTCGATGTTCATCTTCTCGCGCTTGGCGTCTTCGAGGCCGGTGTCTTCGTTGTCGGCGCTGGTTTCCATCTGCTCTTGCAGGATGCGGGTGGCCTCGTTCAGGCGGTTCTGCTCCTGCTCCAGCGCCTTTTCGAGACGCTCGAAGCCTTCGCGGGTGAGTCTGACTTGCTTGGTCTGGGTCACTTCGGTGCTCCTTACGGTGGCTGCCTCGGCGGGGCCACTGGGTGCGGCAAATGGGTAAGTCATGCGGAACTAGAATTCGCCGCGCATTCTGCCACAGCCCCGCAACGCTGACAATGCGCTGGAAAGACAGGAGCAGGGCCGGAAGACGCGCTGAAGCCCTCGCCAGCCCCGGCCCGCTTGCTACCCTGCCTCCCGATGTCTGTCGCCGAGCCTGCCCCCGCGCCGCTTTCCTCACCACCGCTGGCCCCGCCGCCCCAGCCCCTCACCTTTGCCGTGGTCGGTGCCGGCGCCGTGGCTTTTTTGTGTCTGGGAGTGTTGCAGGCAATTTATGGCCCGGCGTTTCCTGCCTTCGAGGAGCGCTTCGGGGTGGTGACGGCGCGGGTCGGCCTGATTGCCAGTGCCCACTTCATCGGGTCGGCGGCGGCGCCTCCGCTCGCGGGACTGCTGCTCGCGCGGCTGGGCGTGGGGCGGGTGGTCGGCGGGGCCTTTACGCTGCTTGCCGCCGGGGCGCTGTTGGTCGCTGCCGCCCCAACCTGGCCGCTTGCACTGCTGGGCGCGCTGCTCGGCGGACTGGGCCTGGGTGGAGTCTCGGGGGCACTGAATGCCGCCTACGCGGGCGTCGGCACCCGCGCCATCAATTTCGTCAATGCGCTGTTCGGGGTGGGCAGCATGCTCGCACCGCTACTCCTCGCACTCACCGCGCGGCAGGCGGGGTCTCCAGGAGGTGGACTGCCGCTCGCGTTCGTGACGATTGCCGTGCTG from Deinococcus radiodurans R1 = ATCC 13939 = DSM 20539 includes these protein-coding regions:
- a CDS encoding enoyl-ACP reductase FabI — protein: MSVTIDLSGKTALVMGVANARSLGWAIAEQLLQAGCRVGFSYQGERLKGELEKLTKDWPNTWIQQADATSEEDMDALFARVKDEFSELHLLVHSIGFAPRTAMDGRFIDTTADDWNTALNVSAYTLVAAARRAEPLMPDGGSIISLTYHASQQVVPRYNVMGVAKAALEAATRYLAADLGEREIRVNTISAGPMRTIAARSIPHFGKLYNKGAMNAAFGRNATSEEVGKLALFLLSDLSSGITGQTIYVDAGLSIMTVKETAED
- a CDS encoding winged helix-turn-helix transcriptional regulator translates to MSDMNDVAPPTFCPVYRAIGVLQEKWVLHIVRALLGSEKGFNELARAVGGCNSATLTQRLESLEDLGIIVKRTEDGGGKLARSVYSLTPAGQELQTVIDAIDAWARAHLSESEPTRCVG
- a CDS encoding GreA/GreB family elongation factor — translated: MTQTKQVRLTREGFERLEKALEQEQNRLNEATRILQEQMETSADNEDTGLEDAKREKMNIEARIDELEDTLARATLIEDQENGGRVELGAIVQLSNETSKKDMKVQVVSAAEAAMVGGSITRISEESPVGRELMGRKKGESFVVTLEGGKQMKYKVKGIEY
- a CDS encoding nitroreductase family protein, whose product is MTATQTPPAATQRPLSMTEAIESRRSIRQFVQEPLNQDDLREILRLASLAPSAWNAQTWRFAVVQTPELKEQLREAAYGQPQVTSAPAVIVIYSDMEDTLQTAEDTAHPGLGDAGRTQQRATFDGAFGAQDTAQRGQWGLTQANIAFGFLMLAARGLGYDTVPMLGFDQGKVRQILDLPEHVQFAGILPLGKRAEEGYPHHRHSVERVAKFY